CCAAGCCTGTGCAGTATGAATACACACATAAAGGGGAGGGAAGGTTGCACTCCTTTTGTCAAATTCTCGAGGACTTACACAACgatgccttttttttctccacagtaCAGTATTCAGCGAGCTTGAACAACAGTGCCTTTATTTATTGAGAGCGATGGAACAATGTTACACCTAAATCTTTTACTATGGCATCATGGCTTTGTGCCCAGCTTGGTATTATATCATCTACATTTTTACGACTTTACATCCACGGCTCTTCTCAATTCAAATTACGGTGccaagagaataaataaaaataataaaaggtgGATCATTTGAATTGGAAGTGCAGCGCAGTATCGAAGCTACGTCTGAAATGTTTATGCGAGGTTCGGACGCCTCTGTAGAACAGTGTTACATtttatgtctgtgttttattgtttctttcGGGTGATTGTGTTGCTGGAGATGAAGTCGTCCTTATGTCtctgcatgtgttttttttttttccgaggGTGTGGTACggttttacaaacacaaaaacacacacacgcacacacacacaagccaaGTGATGCCTTGATATAAGAGAAAACATGCATTCGTAACATCTGTAACAAGTTtataatgtatttttatatCCTATTTTGTACGTGAAAATAACATTAAATGACCTTTTCAGATGAGAACATTATGCCTTATTATGGAGAATAATTTGATAACTATCACTATCCTTCATGTGTCATAAGTAATCATGTCACAATGTCCTGATAAACTGGAGTCTCTGATGTTCTCTGTATTAACTTGAGCCTCCTTTGCTTGCCTTCTGTGCCTTTTTGTATACTATGAGTGTGACAATTAACAGTGTAGTACAACATTAATCTACTCTTCAGTGCCAAGTGTAGGTTACTAACTGTTACCACTTCTGTGATTATTAACCTCTTTAATGGTATCTGTCtctgccttttaaaaaaaaaatacatgtgtgtctaaaaagaattaaaatgaaaaaaggaagATACGTGTTGAACGATGatcttttaacttttaaagTATTCTGAGCAGGAATAACtctttgtaaatgattaaactCATAGTTGTAAAACTAACAaactttgttgctttttctctgtagcacttaaTTATGCAAATCGGCTTCCTTTCCGCATACTAATCACCAAACACTCCTCAGATTCACAAGGGGTGGGGAAAAAACCCAAGCTGATACTTAAAGACAAAAAGCAGGGAAAAGGgccaaaacatgtttttcccacttctcctttttttttcttcctgtgttctggctctctgtcttcctctgttaTTTAAGTGGACATTGCACACATTGATGTGTGTAAtaagagagaagaaaacaccCAGCTCACCATGGTTTCTCACAGGCATGCACAtgtataacagaaaaaaaaataaaagtggggggggggggcgtgGGTTTCAGGTTTGGAGGACGAGATGGCTGGGGAATTGAAGGGAAATTGATTGTGCAAGCTCGCCCTTAAACATCTGCAGAGTAAATATTCCACATGATCACAGTCCGTCCCTGAAGCCCCAGAAAACCACAGCTAATAACCCACATGCTGTGTGTCATGGTAGCTATtgcttgttttcatttaaacagAGAAATTCGAGCCTGTCGACACCTGTAGTTTAAAaagttctttttaaaactgcagatTTAAAGTTTCTCacacgcaaaaaaaaaaaagcaaaaaaaaaagaatcacatGAGGGTTTTTTCTGTGGTGAATGAACCCGTGGGTGGCTCATTCGCCCTCTCCCTGCCCTTCCTGCTTTCATTGTGGAGTCGGGGGGGGGTTGATATTGAACTTCAGGCTTGGAGTTGAGCCTGCACTGTGGAGGCAACCCCACTgatcacagagagagagaggggacaTAATGTGACCACTGCTGACAATCCTCTGGACAGGAAGAAGCAGAGTGGAAGCACTGAGTGGACATagcaagagagaaaaaagagaagagagaatgtgtgtgtgtggatagaGATGGGTGGGGGTGCGTGCATGTCTGGATGGGTGTGTACCCTTGtcttcatttttcctgttttcacttgagtttttgtgcttttttttcattcttgttCTCTGGTATGAAACACTCTTTAAGCATCTGGTAATGTATTCTGCAGTCAGCGCTCCCCATTGCCAACACTGGGGCCCAGGGCTCCCAGAGCTTACAATCaaagtgtgttagtgtgtgcatgtgtgtgtgggagaaaaTGAGCAAAAAGTGAGAAGGAAAGACAGGTTGATTTACATTGCTATGTATGCACAGCATTCTCCACATAATGAACAGCCCCTGATTTCCTCTGCTTGGTAAATATTTGATGACTGAGCGGTGGAATGATTTTAGCTGAAATTCAGAGGACTCCTACAAGCTGCTTAAAAGTTGTATTTCaaatccctctctctctttctctcttgtcctcttccCATGTAAATAAGGCCAACTCCCCCTAACGCCACACACCCTTCTGAGGCAGTTTAAAGACCCGACACTGTCTCCTTGTATCCTTGGCAACCAGCATACACTGGGGTCCTGTCGTGGCCTCTCTGTCTTTTGTGTTTGGGAgctcagagagacagaaagaaagagagagagggagagtaagaagagaggagaggaaggagaCGAAAACAAGACTTACTGAAAAAGACAACAAAGATGACATCACCGctattttatcccacaactgaAAATTTGGTTTGTAGCCCAACGGTGATGAgaatgatgattatgatgatgagTAGCCAGAGGCACAAAATGGGTAGCAGCTCaatctgagagagagagggggggagagGGGCCCAGGGCTGAATGGGGCATTGTGGGAAAGACAGTGGGCACACTGGGCAGTAACACAGAGAACACTAACTCACAGATCATGCCAGAGAGTCTGAAAACACCCACACTGGGCGACAATGGCAAACTTCATCGCTCCACTTGGCCCCCTCTGAATACACACATACAATGGCAGAATCCAAATAAGATGCTCTGTTATTCGTGAAATTCAACACACTACATTCCTTCAGTGCCTCCATCCCTTTGGACAGCAGCAGATGGCCTGGTCCGAGCTGCACTGAACGTGCACGTCATGTGTTGCATCACAGGTAGGGCACCCAGCTGGCCTGAAAGGTGTGACAGGTGTCACGTGGAAGTTGTTTTACCTCCCCGGCTCTGCTTCCCTGCTTCAAGTAAATGCAAATGGCGTCATGCAAATTTAACTTGTATGTGCCACCACTGGGAACAAATTTAACTTAATCAGTTAATTAAATCAAGCCTAATTAGAGCGAGGACCGAGAAGGACCAGAACCAGCAGGTTTGGCCTCTGCAACTGGTTTCATCTATACGGTGGGCTCTCTGCTGCCACCCTGTGTCGAATGTGAGGAATTGCACCTCTTACTCGAgaaatatttgcaataaacCGAACAGGTAAGGAGataaaagacaggaaaataaaaaacccaCAGCATGCGTCAGCAGGAGAGCTGAATTCGTTATCTGACTGAATGACTAGTTCCAAGAAAGGTACGACAATGAGTCTtgatggggatttttttttttcacaatttcACAAACTTCTGATAGAAGGATTAGattagaaataaaataagtaaaagttGCAGTAACGCCACAGAGATCTATGAGAATTAAATAATGATTAATAATCATGGGGTTATCTGTTGTACTGATTTGTTTTATTGCACCATATGTCAAACATCTGAAATTCATCTGCTTCATCTGGATGTTATCAGTCCACTCAATGGATGTGAGTCTCAGACAATGAGGCCTACTGATTGGATTTTTAAGACGTTTCAGTTTTTATAcccattaaataaaatgaagtgtGCAGTGAGTATTTTGTACATAAAATAATTGTTGGTATATTTGTAATTAAAGTATTTTTGAAGCTGACAATAGAAAAATCATGAGGTCAAACTTGTTTTCAAGTGCAAGAACAATATTGTAAATTTACCAGTTTATACTGTATAATCATTATTACCAGGAGAAGCAGAATTTTAAAACAGATTgttcctctttctcttttttattatgttttaccATTATCGACATTTTCATATAATTACTTTTACTTACATGGAATATATTCTTGTACCACCAATGCAATTTCTATCTTAAAAACATTCTATATCTGCTTTTATTATGCAAGGAATCATGAGGCTGCAGAACAATACGGATTTATCCCAGCCAATCAGCAAAGATCAGGCTATGTGACAGATAATGACATTATTGCATGCAATCAATCAACAGTGACCTGGGGCATTTCACACCTCTGCGTTCTTTCAGGAAATTGGGTTTTTCTACCCCTACCTACTCTCACACCCGCGGTCATAACATTGAAACTAACAGCGGTAAGTTGTTCTATTTTTTGTGGCATAAAAAAGGTAGCACCATATTTGATCACAGGCCCTGTTCACCTGAAACTAGTGCAAGTAATGGTAAGAACATTTTTTGACATACACTGGATGGATCTGTGAACCGTACTTATTTCGTATTACAGACATTTTCAGGCtataataattaaatatgtgtaattttacgttttttttttttgtttttttttttttttttttttttaccttttagcAGTTTTTATTATACTTAAATTGCATACATTGGTGTTTATTTTCCCTGTTAGTCTTATTACTGCTAAAAACGATATAGTAATTCAATATTTgtgatttattttgattttgatttcatTACAAATCAAGTCaatattttatcattttgtttttggtagatcttttttttttcttttttctttttgcagtggtcTACTTGGCTCTTGTATGGAAGCTTACCCATTCAGTACTATGCAAGAGAATAACATAACATATTTGGGTTTATACAAAACTGTGTGAATGAACTTACATTAACTTAAATCTTTGAAGAAATGTATAAATAATTTGCCAAATTATCTTACTTGAGATTACAACAGCTTCACCAAGTACCATGAAGCAGGTGGCTGTGACTGGTGATATGCAGGTTTGTGTGTAAATATATAGCATAATAACCACATTGTCTTATTGGATACTACTACCTTACAGTAGTTTCACAAAGTATCATAAAGCCTGTCACTGGTACATGTAATATTCTGATTCATCAGAATATtacatatattattatattatatgatCTCTATAGGGTTGAAATTCTGAATTTCCATACCCTATAAAGGGTTAAATGGATCTCGTGTCCACAGCTACCCTGCAGTCAGTTTTTTTACGCTCTGCCTGGTCCTCAAGTTTGCCCTTTAGTTAAGTCAACAGATCCCAGATCCGTTGAACTGTCGTAAAACCGTGGTTTTATTAACGACATCAGAAAGATTTTTTAGTCGACTTATCACTAATAGATAAGCAATAGTACGAACTTTTGGTGTTAAAAACAAGTCTGAGCCGatgttttctctcatttttcacAAGTTACTGTGGGTTTTGTTGACGTAACGACAGTGCAGCACCGGTCATCGCTTTACGGCGGAGCGTGCTGCTGGAGGTCAGAGGCATGACGATAACGCGAGATTGGTAATATCGAAGCAAAAAGACGTAATTTTTGCTCTAAAAATCCAGCAAGACCAACAAATACGACCTGTGTTGACGTTTCCTTCTGGCAGTAGTGAATTCAGGAGCTCGTCTGATATACGTTTGTCTAATAGCTTGAGGGTTTCGACATATCTTGTTAACGTTAGCCAGTCGGCTACTGTAGCAACTCCCCTTCAGCCTCCTGTTTGACTCTCGGAACATTTATCCAAGCATGGATAACAACTCACAAGGATCGGGGGGAGTTAAAGCAGGCCTGGGGAGTCTTTTTGGAGGGGGTGCACCTCAATACTCCAACACAGAGCTTGCAGGTGTCCCACGTAAGTGTCATGTAATCTAACTGTGATGCTAGCTACTGTGACATTACTTAGGTGTTGCTGTACTGTCATTCAGTATCTGAAAAATCAACTCAGTGGATAATTGATCGTTTACATTACAGTGACTGGAATGAGCCCTTTGTCCCCTTATCTCAACGTGGACCCACGTTATCTGGTTCAGGTAAAGCTGAGTCTGTCTCCTTTTCTTTGCTGTGAGTGAgaatgttttggatttttttttttttccaggcatGAGTATTTGAATCTTGTGTTTTAGGACACAGATGAATTCATCTTACCTACAGGGGCCAATAAGACAAGAGGAAGATTTGAATTGGCTTTCTTTACCATCGGAGGCTCCTGCATGACTGGTAAGAAACTGGTACACTGACAAAACGGGTTTAATGCTGAATATGACTTGGAAGCATGTGCAAATTAAAGTACTGTATAGTACAGACTAAGTAGAAGTATGTTGATGTCCTTGTTTTGTCTGTCCAATTCATCTACATTTTTTCCTGTTGAGAGCGACAGCTGTGGTCAGAAGATTACATAAAGGTGGAATGATTGCActgcatacatctttaatgaaaaACAAGATTGAATTTATTTTTGACAGAGTCTAAATTACACACAGAGGCTCAAATATAATATACCAACTATTATTTGGTTAGCAAGTTCCACCTTGATCAGATGCTTTTGGTTTCCATCAATAAGCTTCTGGCATAACTGTGGCTGGACATTTGATGACACTTCTTGGCAGAAATGATAGAGTTTATTTGTTGTTTCCCGCATGGACCTGGCTTTTAAGCAGAGTCTGTAACTTTGGAACATATTCATGTTCCATTCACGGATATGTTCATATGGGTAACTGCAAATTTAAGTCGAGCTTGAAGGTTTTTGGAGCAGGGGATCTTTCATGGTTGGCACTTTCTCAGCCCATGGTAATGTAAAACTGGCTTTTACATTGAATTTGACTTATGGAGAGTGAGGCTGGTGTTTTGGTTTCCAGTTCATGGTAGGCTTGAGCCTTGGTGGTTCCTAGGTTGCTCCTGAACGTGCTAACCAATTTCCTGTCATAAGGGTGACAGTTTTGGTCATCTTCCAAACCTTATGTTCAGctatgtttaaaaacaaaaacaaaaacaaaaacacaagagacAGACATAAAGTGTGGGTATAGAAacacaaatgcaacaagaaCACACAGTTAATGGCATATAAATCTGTCACTGTTATTTATTAAAACCAAAGCATGATGCAGGTGGAATAGTGTGAAATAATCCTTTGACTGACCCTTTGTTGACCTTTTCTGCATCCTTGTTTGAAATGCAGGGGCGACATTTGGGGCATTAAATGGCCTTAGAATGGGTTTGAAGGAGACCAGAGACATGGCATGGTCCAAACCACGTAACGTACAGTAAGTTTGGTTACAGAATTCAGTTTATCGAATGGCTTTACGCTTGGATTTCGGTTGCACGTTGTTCAAATGTTTATCTTCCCTCCCCAGGATTCTCAACATGGTGACAAGGCAGGGCGCTTCATGGGCCAACACTCTGGGCTCTATTGGTAAAGCTTTATTGTTACTTAAAAAATGATGTAGAGGTGTTACTGTAACAAGAATATCTATGAATCCCATGGTTGGAAGATCTTAGTgttactgatttaaatggatggatgtatttACAGGATTTTTAGTTTTCTAAATCAGTATATAATCATactttaattattttgtttttctttatgtcACTGCAGCCTTGCTGTATAGTGCTTTTGGTGTTGTGATAGAGAAAGCCAGAGGAGCAGAAGACGACATCAACACAGTGGCTGCTGGGACATTAACGGGGATGCTCTTTAAATCTGGCGGTTggtgtcttttccttttttctgtttctactTTATATCTGGCATTAATGTATATTAATGtacctctgtgtgtttttaaccttttaaatattagtttttaccaataaATGATCCAAACATTAGTTTTAGCAAATATCAGGCTGTCAGCAAGCAAAATGGCATTTACCAATATTGGTATTCATCAgttatttgtcatttattttgcTCTGCAGTGTGATAAAGACTGAAAATTTCTTTGGTTCTTGTTTACAAAATGGGTGACAACATAAACAaagtaaacacaaacatgtatgGAAATGCTCAGTTTTTTAGTTAAGCCTTGCCAGTACAGACTTGGACCCCAAGTCTGTACTGGCAAGCTGCCTTAATTGTTGCCTTAATTGTTCATGGCATCGATTCAGCAACGTGCTGGAGATTTTGGTCCAcactgacatgatagcatcacacagttgctgtgcatttgtcagctgcacttCCACGATGACTCACCACTTAGGTGgtctgttggattgagatctggtgactgttgCCATTCAGCTGGCAGATTAGACAGTTGTGTTAACAAGCAGGTGAACAGGTGTACTAAATAAAAGGGCCAGTGGCTGTTTTAAGTTGTCAGTTAGCAGACTTTTAAAATCCTATTAAAATGATAGTTTGTTCAAAAGAATGAGTTAAATGTGACACATACAGTGTTCATATTCTCTTATTTGAAAAGTTATTAGCAGGGATTCTTTTATATTAAATCAAGGCTAAATTTTGAACCATATGTCGTAATCATTAATACTGCACTGACTTATTCATCTTATGCTGTATAAATGTTGTGTGGGCATGTCGTGACTTACAAAGGGCAGTACAGTGAATGCGCAGGCACTGAGATTATCTTTGGAAAGCACCTAAACTTTGTGTTATTAATTTACTCCATGCTGTTTGAAGTATTAGGTTTATCTTTGCCCACCTGGTACTTTGGCTAAGCTGAAGCAATTATTGtttactgtaattaaaatgattaTTGTGATGCATGTTAAGCTGTATGACtcactctgtttgttttctcaggTGGATTAAAGGGCGTAGCTCGTGGAGGTCTGGTTGGTTTAGCCTTGTCTGGTGCCTACGCTCTCTACAACAACTGGGACCATCTCACCGGCTCTCCTTCATCGAGGCTGTACTAAACTCccccacacagctgcttcaacATTAGGGCCAAATATTTTGAGGACGCAGCCTTTAACCACAGCGCTAAAAGGCATTAGACTCTggtcaaatgctttttcttttttttttccatttttgtttagttttttggggttttttcatgGTGCGAATTGGTCGCAGTTCACTGGTTTCCCATCATAGCTGTTTTCCAGGAGCATTCTGGGAACTATGAGATGTGTCTTGGAAAGGTTTTGGACTGAATTAAAAGGAAATCCAGACGTAGACCGTCCAGTGACAGTTCTCCTTTCATTTATGTTGATTCTCTGAGGTGTTCCTGTCACTGATCTGATCAGTAATGAGAGCACTCTGTGAGGATGCGGtaaaaaaatatactttttgCGATGATTGTTAATGGAACACATGTTATTACGCTAGATTTTAAATACCCATGATATTTGGGTTCAGTGAGTCAATTTGTAAGATAACCTCCAACATCTGTCGTGTTGTTTAGCCCTTGGATAACAACACATTCATGTTCTGATTCATGTTGGACTGAAAGACTCTTCTGTAATAGAAAAACAGCTCAGACCTGCAGTCAGAGGGAAGCCTTGGGGTTAGTTTACTCTTCTATTTATTGAAACATATTGGCTTCTGGTCCACTGTGGAAGAAGAAATCACTGTAAACTGTACCTTGAAGTGCATGCTGTTAATATGTGTCCATCAAACCCACTGTATTatagattaaaataaaataaagaaaacaaaactaaggAGGTGTTCAGAGATTTTGCTTTTAACCAATTTTATTGCATAAATGAGATTGGATGTAAAAGGTGGTGAGCAGTGTGTACTATGCAGTGCTTCACCAGAGTATAAGTATATACTGTAAGAAGATGACAACACATTCAGAACATGTATTAACATCATGGAGTGGAAGGAACTGGCTGTGAGACTGTCTGTAGACGTCGGACATTTAATGGCAGAGCTTATGTTTGCTGCGAGCGCTCAGTGCAGGAAGAAGTCCCTGATGCGCGTTGCCTCAATCCAGGGGATGTAGGCGACGGTGCGGGTGAAGACGCTGGGTTTGTTCTCCACAGTGCAACCGATGGGGCCGAAACTCACCACGCCGTGCACCTCCCAGCGGTCCCGGTCCAGCTGGCACAGCAAAGGACCACCAGAGTCACCCTGAGGATGGAGGAAGGTGTTGGAAGACGAGGTGAGAATTGAATCTGGTGGATGAAATTTGACTTCAGGATAGTTAAAAGTGTAGTCCTACCTGGCATGCAGCTGGTGGATCCTCAGTGTCTCTGAACCCGGCGCAGATCATGGAGTCTCGGACGCGGTCTCCCCAGAATTTCTTCTGCCGGCAGGTCTTGAAATCAATGATTGGTAGACGGGCTTGATTCAGGGCTTCTGCCAGAGATACGTTCTCCTTCCCACCTGAAAAATGACATGATTTAAGCAATTATATCTCTTAACGTCTTTCTGCTCTTCTTGACTTTTTAGCTGTGTTTACATTATATCATTGGACATTTTTTTGGTGGATGAATACTTCTGACATCCCTTAAAGCACCAGCGATCTGTTGTGGAATCTGAGATAGAAGGCTAAAAATATTTAGTCTATTATACCAAACATGATCGTTCTTTAAAAAGGTGTTGCTGTTCCTCTACCACTAACCCTGTACCAATAACCCTAGACCCTAGCAATTTTCCTAAGAAAGGCATTAAGTTGCTTTTAAGATTTAAGCTCAAAGTTCTATCATTGCACAGCATCTCAGTACCTTTCTGCACTACTCACCCCGGGTGTCTCCCCAGCCGGTCACCCAGCAGTAGTGTCCTGGTTTGAGGCTGGTCTGCTTGCGCGGCAGGCAGGCGTAGCGGATGAAGTTTGAGGGGAGGATATCTGTGGCAGACTTAACCAGGGCGATGTCGTAGTCCAGCTCGCTGTGAGCGGGATAGCGGAAGTTCTCGTGCCGGTAGATCCTCTTCACCGGGATAATCCTCTCTGCTGTCTCTGAACGCTTCAGCTGGTGCTTCCCCAGGACAATCCTCCAGCTCCCAGCATCCTCAGCCTTACCCCTGAATGAGAAAAACGTGTCGTTTTTGTGTAGTTGTTGAATTGGTATAAGCGTGAAATTATAAGTGTAATAAATGTTTTCTTACTTTTGGAAGCAGTGAGCAGCAGTAAGGACCCAGTTCTTGTGGATGAGAGTTCCTCCACAGACATGAATGAACTGTTTACTTCCTCTAGGCCGAACCTGTGAGAAACAACCAGCTCAAAAAATGTGGCTTCTTACCGCTCAGATACTGAAATTAGctggcttttcttattttaaaaaaatgagccTAGTCATACATGTTTCTCTCATCAATAATAAAtctaaatgtaaattttaaataCTACGTTCTGCAAAGAAGTTTCAGAGCAAATAAATTGCATATTACATAGAGGAACTCATCAGTTTCCCTTGTGAGCAGCAATTGGCTACAGTAAAGAGGAGAGTGTCCAAATTCCGAGTGGGCGACCATCTGTCTCGCATGGTTGGGGTGCGAATCAGAAACAAAACTGCATCTGCTGATCAAGTAAATTTGTTTGTGATTTTTCCTCTTTGTGTGGGGTCCAAAAGCTGAGTGTAAATTAGAGTCTAAAAATGTATGTCGTTCTGGGTGGAAGGGATGTGCTGGGTAATTGGCTAAATGTTCAGGTCATCTATGACTTTAAAATTTTCAGCCAATTTGGCGGATTAATATTACtcgaaatgacaataaaagtgaacaCTGTGTGCTTTAAAGGTTTTTCATGGTCACTTCTGAATAAACCAGTGATTCTCAAATAGCCCCTTCAGAAGCTCCTAAAGTTCCCATCCCTAAACCACAATTGAATTCTCCTTAAAAATACGGATAAGTTAGATGTACAAACACATCACTTAAAATgataatgaaaataatgattAGTTACAGTCTAGAACTGATATGACCTTTTTTGGTCAATGTAAGACCTCCAGATTCTTTGAATATTGAGCCATGTCAAAGAGGTTTACCTGCAAAGAAACCTGCCAGGGCCAAGAGTGAGGCCTGGCCTCATTCCCAGACACAATCCTTTCAGCCATGTTGGGCTTGAAGTGGGCCATACCACAATCCTTAGGCCagtctaaaaagaaaaaggcagaaaatataaacaccaaacattttttttcctcatataTTTAGAAGTGTTTTCAAGTCCTCACCCAGGTGAAGGATTTTATGCTGTGGCTGTCGTTCAGAAGTGAGTGTGTATGCAGCTGCAGGCAGGGACGCCTTGCTCAACAGCAGCGGCAGCAACAGAGACAGCAGCAGAAGTAGAGGAGGTCCTGGTACAGCCATCGTCTTCCAGAGAATCACCGGCCGGGACGCATCCCACGCTTTTTATACCAAGCACATGCAGGTGTACATAAACAGGTACACACACGCAAAAACAACACACCTCCAGGGACAATGAGCTGTGTCACAACAAAGGCCGAGCGCTGGATAGTTCTCCTCTAGCTTTGGAGCTTCTACTGTAAATGAAAAACAGGGTATTTTGGGGAGTCCCATcagcactttcacacacatatagttTGCTCACATGACACTAATTTGCATGCAAGACAAAGACAATATAGTACTGTATGCAAACAAACATCACATCATGTCATGTGACTTAAAGCAGTGACATAGTGACCTGAAAATGACCTTTATCGCTGCATGTGGACTATTTAGAGCAGCTGGTATTCCAAATAACCAGTGTAGTTCTCACTTTGTAAACATGACCCagaagaaaacatgtttttacctTGAGCTTGTATGATAAGTGGTGTCCCTCAAAACTGGTAGTGGGAAAATAAAAACTGGGATGGATTCATCAAAATACAGCACCCAGTGTATGAACAACTCATATTCGCAAACAAACCTTTACTCTGGTCAATACAACATATAACAGATCTCACGCTGTCAGCATCATCAGACATGATGCCATGATGTTATGGTGTTGTAAAGAGATTTGACATTTTCCGATAATTGTTAATGGAACACGCATTTTGTTGATGTTCAAGTtttcttacacacacaaattttcAGTAAGATTAAATTCATTTcagttatatttatatagcaccaattcacaacaacagtcacccaAAGGTTCTTTATACTGT
The Oreochromis aureus strain Israel breed Guangdong linkage group 8, ZZ_aureus, whole genome shotgun sequence DNA segment above includes these coding regions:
- the timm23a gene encoding mitochondrial import inner membrane translocase subunit Tim23, translated to MDNNSQGSGGVKAGLGSLFGGGAPQYSNTELAGVPLTGMSPLSPYLNVDPRYLVQDTDEFILPTGANKTRGRFELAFFTIGGSCMTGATFGALNGLRMGLKETRDMAWSKPRNVQILNMVTRQGASWANTLGSIALLYSAFGVVIEKARGAEDDINTVAAGTLTGMLFKSGGGLKGVARGGLVGLALSGAYALYNNWDHLTGSPSSRLY
- the zgc:112285 gene encoding elastase-1, producing MAVPGPPLLLLLSLLLPLLLSKASLPAAAYTLTSERQPQHKILHLDWPKDCGMAHFKPNMAERIVSGNEARPHSWPWQVSLQVRPRGSKQFIHVCGGTLIHKNWVLTAAHCFQKGKAEDAGSWRIVLGKHQLKRSETAERIIPVKRIYRHENFRYPAHSELDYDIALVKSATDILPSNFIRYACLPRKQTSLKPGHYCWVTGWGDTRGGKENVSLAEALNQARLPIIDFKTCRQKKFWGDRVRDSMICAGFRDTEDPPAACQGDSGGPLLCQLDRDRWEVHGVVSFGPIGCTVENKPSVFTRTVAYIPWIEATRIRDFFLH